One stretch of Alcaligenes aquatilis DNA includes these proteins:
- a CDS encoding cytochrome c-type biogenesis protein → MMMRQWMAALVASVWLFLPSAQAQSGVQGAQESVMLEIAAELRCLVCQNESIAASRAELAVDLRHQIMEQLGQGRTPDQIRTYMVDRYGDFILYRPPFKASTVMLWLGPALLLLIGFLVYAFTLRRRHRAGDDTALTDEQRRQADALLQGSSRDEQS, encoded by the coding sequence ATGATGATGCGTCAATGGATGGCGGCACTGGTTGCCAGTGTGTGGCTTTTTCTACCGTCTGCCCAAGCCCAGTCGGGGGTGCAAGGTGCGCAGGAGTCGGTGATGCTGGAAATTGCGGCTGAACTGCGTTGTCTGGTGTGCCAGAACGAGTCTATTGCGGCTTCGCGTGCCGAGCTGGCCGTGGACTTGCGCCACCAGATCATGGAACAGCTGGGCCAGGGCCGTACCCCGGATCAAATCCGTACATACATGGTGGACCGCTACGGTGATTTCATCTTGTATCGCCCGCCTTTCAAAGCCAGCACGGTGATGCTTTGGTTGGGGCCTGCCCTGTTGCTGTTGATCGGTTTTCTGGTTTATGCCTTTACCTTGCGCCGTCGACACCGTGCCGGTGATGACACGGCCCTGACCGATGAGCAGCGTCGTCAAGCCGATGCGCTTTTGCAAGGTTCTTCTCGGGATGAACAATCGTGA